Sequence from the bacterium genome:
GTGACGGCATCGAACAACTGCGCGGCGCGCTCCACGATATCGAGATGGCCGTTGGTCACGGGGTCGAAGGTGCCGGGGTAGATCGCCAATTTCATGTTATTCCCGTTGGTAGAATAACAGCCTGGTTTCACTGATGCGTCGTTCCGACCGGAGTTGTAGTCCTGAAGGTGCCGGGGGCAGGCGGAGGCGAACGGAGGTTTCCAGCACGAGCCTGCCGGAGGCCGCCAGCAGTGCGGGTGCGGCCAGCGCCTGCAACAGCCGGGAGTAGCCGTCAAAGTCGTAAGGTGGATCGGCCAGGACAAGATCATAAGGCGGGTGGGCCTCGCCCCGGCGAGCCAAAAAAGCAAACGCATCTTCAACCAGCACGGCCGCGTGGTCGTCAAGATGCGTTTTCTGCAAATTCTTCTGAATGAGCTGGGCGTGCTGGCGGCTGCTTTCCACGAAATCGACCCAGGCGGCGCCCCGGCTGAGCGCTTCGATGCCCAGACCACCCGCACCCGCAAACAGATCGAGCACGCGCGTGGCACGAGTTTCCTGCCCCAGCACGTCGAACAAAACCGTGCGGGCGCGGCTGCTGGTCGGGCGCACCTGCCGGTGGCGCGGCGCCAGCAACAAGTGGCCCTTGCGCGTGCCGGCGATCACTCGCATGGCGATCAGAGCATCTCGACAAGATTGAAATTCATCACCAAATCCAAATTCTCATCGCTGAACGTCTTATGATCCACCGGGCAGAGGATGATCTTCGCGATGGTGAGGTTGGGATTGGCATCGGTGAATTCCTGCAGGAAGCCCTGGATACCGGCGTTGGCGCCGGCGAGATGAATCTGCATGGGTGTGCCGGCGCCCGCGGCTTCGGCCTGGCCGGTGCGCATGCTTTTGATGCTCAAGCCCTGGCGCTGCGCCAATTCGCGCAGCCAGGCGGTCACCTGCTCGCCGCTCATGCGATTGAGCGTGCCGCGAAAGCCGGCCAGCCCGGCACGGTCATCCATCGTGCCGGCAACCAGAACTTTGCGCAACGCGCCGCCGCTGCTGGGCTGCTCGGATTCCGAAACGGTTTTCAAATCGCTGGGCGAGACGTTGGCTTGAATGGCGCTGGTCAGCGTGCTGGTGGCATCAGAGGAGCTGGAGAGAAACTCCACCAGAAAACGATTGTTGCGGTCGCCGTGATAGGTGATCAACGTGAAATTGTTGGGGGCCGCGAAGGAACGCACCAGCGACATCACCGCCCACATGCCTGTGCGGGTGGAGGCAACCACTTCCCGCTCACGCGGCGCAAGCGTCTCGAACGCCTCCAGCCCGGTGGGTTCCGGCGGGGTGGTGGTCATGCCCGCGGCCGAATCGAGACCGGTGGTTTCACCGCCCGCCAACGGCTCGTCGGGTTGGGTTTGAATGGGAGGCATTTGCGTGGTCGCTTTGCGCTCGCCGCGCGGGATCATGAAGAAGACCGCGGTCAGGGCCGCCAGAATCAAGCCAAGGACAATGAGATAGGCCTTGGTGCGGGAGGAGCCTTCGCTCTGCGTCTCCAGCGATTTGCGCGCGAAGGAAGAGCCGATGGTGTCACGTTGAAAGCTCGTTCCCGCGGTTTCACGGCCAAACGAAGTCGTGCCCGCCTCATTGGCCTTGCTGGGCTCATCGAGGTTCACCGTTTTGGCGTAATTCTCTTCGCTTTGGCGGTCCTCGCTCGCGTCGTCGTCTCCCAATAGATTAATGTCGACCATTACCGGCCTCCACTCGATGATAGAAGTGATGAATTGCGATCTATAATTTCTTCAGCGCCGCGCCGACGGAGACCACGAAGGTTTCGGGATTCTCCTGCATGGAGAGATCGCCAACGACAGGCGCCGTTTTCAGTCTGCGAAAAGGATTGGCGCGGTCGATGCGGACGTTGTGGCTGTTCTGCAGAGCCTCGACCAGCCGATCGGTGACGTGATCGCCGTAGACAAATATGGCGTTCAATTCGTCCACGCCCTTGCCGAGCTTGTTCTCCAGAACAATGCGCCGCAGTTCCTTGGAGATGATGCGCGGCAGAAAGTCGCGATCCATGTTGGTCACGTCGTTCTGGTCTTCCAGGGGATATTCGACCTCCTGCGCGGCAAAAAACTTGGCGTTCTGCAGGATGGAGAATTGCAGGTTTTCCCGCCGCACATCCACCAGAGCCACCCATGGTGTTTCGGCAAAATCGTAGTTGGCTTCAACCACGCGCTGCGCCGCGAACACGTCGACGTCCACCGCGCGCAGGCGCAGGTCCGTGTTGTGGAAAATCTCCTTCAGAAAATCCACAACCATCTTGCGCACGATCACCACCACGACTTCGGCGAACTCCTGGCCGGCGCCCGGTTCGTAGTATTCGTAGGCAATGTGATAGTCGGTGAGCGAATTGATCACACATTGTTCCACTTCCCAGTCGACGTGGTCTTTCAGGCGGCTGCCCTTCAAGCTCATATCGACCGGGATCTTCTTGATCAATACCGCATTGGAATCGAGAGTGAAAACAGCGCGGCGGGCCTGAAAGTCGGAGACCTCGTACAAGCGGTTGACGTCTTCGGCGAATTTGTGGATCAGCGCGTTGTCCTTGAAGGAAGTAATCTGCAGCGGTGCCCGCACCCGGCCCTGCGCCAGCCGGGTAATCTTGGCCTCGCCGTTTGCCCGCGAGATTTCGGTCAGGCGCAAAGTCGTCTCACGAATGCTTACGCCCACAATCCCTTGTGAAGAAGCGTCCACCATAGTCATCCCAGCCGTTCACGTCGATCAGACGATTGAACCAAACAGTAGATTTGTCGTGACTGTAACTTCATCTGCCTTCGGGCCTGCCTGCATGGAGACCCTGACAAGCAGGTTCTTGGACATTGTCCTTAACTATCGACAAAGATCTGATTTTGGCGAAGGTGTTTTGCCGCTTCCGCGGCTTTCGCCTCAATCAACGGTCACCAGCGGCGCCAGCTCGGCCAGTCGCTTCTTGCCGATGCCCCGGACTTTGGCCAGCTCGGTCACGCTGCGAAACCGGCCCTGCCGGGTGCGGTAGTCGACAATGCGTTGCGCCATCACCGGCCCGATGCCGGGCAAAGCCGTCAATTCCGCCGGCGTGGCGGCGTTGAGATTCACACGGGCCGCAACCGGTTTGGCGAAAGCAGCCGCAGCCGTGTCGGACGGCACCGGGCGCGCGCGCTCCTGCACGGCCCGCACGAAATCGTCCATCACCGCGGCCTGCTCCGGATCGAGCGGAGGCGGCGGCAATTGCTGCCGATAGAACATCACCACACAGCCGGCGCCAAATGCCGCCAACAAGAATATTGTCGCGCGCTGTTCTTGTCTGGTCAGCCCCCACATGGCCACTCGGTGCAATTGGGCCCGAATTTTCCGGGCCGGTTTGTACGACTCGCGGGCTTAGGAAAATGCTTCCTTCATTTTCTGGAAGAAACTCCGGCTGTCCGAGGGCGGTTTCAAGCCGTCGAGCTTCGCAAGCTGCAGGAAGGCCTCCCGTTCCTTGGCGGAGAGCTTGGTCGGAATCCACACCAAAACCCGCACAAGCTGGTCGCCCCGGCCATAGCCGTTCAAATGCGGGATGCCCTTGCCGCGCATCCGCAAAATGCGGCCCGATTGCGTCCCGGCTTGGATCTCCAAAATCGCCTCGCCCTCCAGCGTCGGGATGGTGACGCGATCACCGAGCACAGCCTGCGTGAGGCTGATCGGCAATTCATAAAGAACATCGTCGCCGTGCCGCTCGAAATGCTCGTGCTCCCGCTCGCCAATCACCACGATAACGTCGCCGGGTGCGCCGCCGCGGGGGCCGACATGCCCCTCGCCGCGGATGGTGAGGTAATTGCCGGAAGCAACACCGGCGGGTATTTCCACCGACAGCGTTTTCTCACCTTCAACCCGGCCCTGCCCGCGACAGGACATGCACACTTCTTTGACGATGCGGCCTTCGCCCTCGCACTGCGGGCAGGTGGTAACGTTGATGAACTGTCCAAAAATCGTGTTCGACCGGTGCCGAATCTCGCCGGTGCCGCCGCACGCCGGACAAGTGACCGGTTTGCTGCCCTTGGCGCCGCCCAGGCCTTCACAGGCGTCGCAGCGGGTGTAGGCTTTGATCTTGATCTTCTTGGTGACGCCGGTTGCGATCTCCTCGAGGGTGAGATTCAGGCGCACCTGCAAATCGCTGCCGCGCGGGCTTTCACCGCGGCGCCGGCCGGAACGCCCGCCGCCAAAGAACTCACCGAAGATGCCCTCGGACATGAAGGTGCGCAAGGCGTCCGAGAGGTCGAATTCAAAATCGCTGAAGCCGCCACCGGCGCCGCCGCGCAGGCCGGCATGACCAAAGCGGTCGTAGGTCGCGCGCTTCTGCGGATCGCGCAGCACTTCGTAGGCTTCCGCGATTTCTTTGAATTTCTCCTCCGCCGTCTTGTCGCCGGAGTTGCGGTCCGGGTGGTACTGCATCGCCAGCTTGCGGTAGGCCTTCTTGATGTCCTCTTCCGAAGCACTCTTTTGCAGGCCGAGCACTTCGTAATAATCTCGTTTGGGCATGATCGCGCTTACCGGGTGCTAGGCCGCGTTCGAATCTGACGGGGGTTGTTCCTGGCTGACGATGACTTGCGCGGCCCGCAACACACGGTCGTTGAACAGGTAGCCGCGCTGCAACTCCTCCACGACCAGTCCCGCGGGTTTGCCTTCCACCACTTTCGCCGAGACCGCCTGATGAAACACCGGATTGAATTCGGTATCGATCGTGGTCATAGGCTTCACGCCGCGATCTTCCAAGACCTTGAGAAACTTCTGATGAATCAGCACCATGCCGTTGAGCAGTGAATCGTAGTCCTTGACCTGATCCTTGGCACTGAGCGGCCGCTCCAAATCGTCGATGATCGGCAGTAAATCCGTGATCAGGCCGGCGAAGGCGCTTTGCAGGCGGCTGTGGAAATCGCGGTCGGTGCGCTTGCGGAAATTCTCCAGCTCCGCGGCCAGCCGCAGGTAACGATCCTTCAGGCTGTCATGTTCGCTCGCCAGCTTCTCATGCGCTGCCTTCAGTTTTTCCAGCTCGGCATTCGTGCTCTTGCGCTTGGCAAACAGCTTGGATTTCTTGGCGCCCTCTTCGGTGACGGCTTCCTCGAGCGGGGCTTCATCAAACAGGTTGCCGACTCCTTCCGCTGGCGGCGTGGCCTCAGCGATGGCGGCCTCGGCTGCGGTCTCTTCCGCCAGCTTCTCGGGGCCGGCGGGCTCCGCCGTATGGCCATTACCGTTGCTGGCGCCTTCGAACACCGGTGCGGCGTCGCCGGTCACGGTCTCCGGCTGTTCGTCTCCGGCAGCTTCGGTTTGCGTCTGTGCAACGGGAATTTCTTGGTTGTGCTTGCTCATAGTCCTGGTATGCAATCCATTTCAGGTAAAATGTTCAACTGGTGTTTGCAGATCATTCATGGCAGGATGCCTCCGGCACTGCAGCCGGCGGCTTCTTGGTCTTTCGTAGTCCCGACCCGTGATGGGTCGCTGTCGCAGCCAATGCCTGTGCGGGTAGACGCAATGCCCCCGGAGGGGCAGGACTTCGAGATCACGGTAGCAGAATACTAGTTCGCCGCACTGCTGCCGCCCGCTTCCTCCGTCAAGATGTTGCTCAGCGCCTTGGCCATAAAATCCACCAGCGCCACGACTTTGGAATAGTGCATGCGCGTCGGCCCCAGCACGCCGAGCGTGCCGGAAACGCCGCCGATGTGATACGAGGTCGTGATCAAGCTGCAGTACTTGATCAGTTCTTCGCGATTCTCCTCGCCGATGGCGATCGACAAATCGCCCATGCTGTCATTCTGCTCGAAGAGATGAATCAAAATCTCCCGGCTTTCCAGCAGATTGAGCACATTGGAGAGCTTCTGCTGATCGGAGAACTCCGGCTGCGCCATGATGTTGTTGGTGCCGCCAAAATGGAAATTGCGATGGACCACTTGTTCGAGCTGTGGCGCCATCGAATTGGCGATGGTGAGCACCAACTCCGGGTTGGCGACGTTGAGGTCGCGCAGCCGGCCATCGAGCGTGCGCTTGATTTCCTGCAGGCTCAGGCCGTTCAGGCGCTCGTTGATCACTTCCGCAGTGCACTCCAACACTTCGCGCGAAACTTCGGCATCCATCTTGAGCATGATCGTACGCACCAGGCCGGAGTTGATGGTCAACACCATCAACACCTTCTTGTCCGCAACCGGGACCAGCTCGATCTTGGTGAAAATGCCCTGAAAAAAGCGCGGCGACAGCACCACGCCGAGCTGGCTCGAGACGCGCGCCAGCACCTGCGAGGCGGCATCGAGAATGACGTCGACCTCTTTGGACACGCGCACGAGTTGCGCGGTGATCTTCTGCTTCTCCGGCTCCGAGAGCGCCTCGACGCCCATCAGCGAATCGACATAGAAACGGTAGCCCTTGTCCGTCGGCACGCGGCCCGCCGAGGTGTGCGGATGCGTCAGATAGCCGCGCTCTTCGAGATCGCCCATGACGTTGCGAATCGTGGCCGAGCTCAGAGTCATGCCGACTTTCTTGGCAATCATGCGGGAACCGACCGGCACCGCGCTGCGGATGAAATTCTCAACAATCAAGTTGAGAACCAAGCGCTCGCGCTCAGTCAGCGGCTCATGACTTTTGATCGCTTCCATTTGGAACGGATTCGATGATATTTTCAGGCATGAATGGCGGCGATGATCAACAAAATTCGAGTTTTGGCCGGTGAAGATACTACTTTTGCTTCCGCTAGTCAAGCAAAAATTCCCCCCGCCAACCAGCAGGATGTTACAGAAAAACAATTCGTTGTAACAATTGGCGTTACATTTGCAGTCAAAAGCAAAAGGCCCTTGCGCACCGCGGTGCCCTCAAAGGCCTTTTCCAAACATTGCCCGCCGCCCTGTTATCCAAGGCAGAGCACCTCGCATAGAATATTTTCACTGCGGAAATGCAGTGGCATCATCAGGCGCCGAAGCAGCCGGCAGCTCAGCCTGCCGGTGCCAGTGCAACGGCTGCAAGGATTGCTTCTCCCACGGCTCGCCACCCTCCGGCGTTGCCTCGAGAGCCTGCAGCAAAGCCTGCAAATACTCACGGAACGCCGCGAGCGCGAGGCCGGCGAAATCAGGCGGCGCCACCTCCAGTTTGACCAGCGCATTCTTGAGATGTTTGATCGCGCCGTGGCGAATGCCCCGGCGGATTTGATGGTGCGCGGCGGCCGCTTGAATCAAACCCTGCACGAAGAAGCGCCAGGCTTCCGGGTGGCGCTGCCAGATTTGCTCCCAGGCTTCGTGCGCTTCCCAATACTCGCCGGCGTTGAATAGCGCGACACCGTGTGCGAGATCGGCGCGATCCTGCTCACTCAGCTTCGGCGTGAGCTGCGCGGCGTGCGGGGGCGCCGGCCGCAGGCGGTACCGGCTCGATGATTTCGCCGAGGACGGAGCGGATGGTCCACTCTTCGGCTTTGGGGTAGGCTTCATTGAAATCCAGCATCGCGATGGTTTCCCACGGGCAATACTTCGCGCACAAGGTGCAACCGATGCAG
This genomic interval carries:
- the grpE gene encoding nucleotide exchange factor GrpE, with product MSKHNQEIPVAQTQTEAAGDEQPETVTGDAAPVFEGASNGNGHTAEPAGPEKLAEETAAEAAIAEATPPAEGVGNLFDEAPLEEAVTEEGAKKSKLFAKRKSTNAELEKLKAAHEKLASEHDSLKDRYLRLAAELENFRKRTDRDFHSRLQSAFAGLITDLLPIIDDLERPLSAKDQVKDYDSLLNGMVLIHQKFLKVLEDRGVKPMTTIDTEFNPVFHQAVSAKVVEGKPAGLVVEELQRGYLFNDRVLRAAQVIVSQEQPPSDSNAA
- the pilM gene encoding pilus assembly protein PilM, producing the protein MTMVDASSQGIVGVSIRETTLRLTEISRANGEAKITRLAQGRVRAPLQITSFKDNALIHKFAEDVNRLYEVSDFQARRAVFTLDSNAVLIKKIPVDMSLKGSRLKDHVDWEVEQCVINSLTDYHIAYEYYEPGAGQEFAEVVVVIVRKMVVDFLKEIFHNTDLRLRAVDVDVFAAQRVVEANYDFAETPWVALVDVRRENLQFSILQNAKFFAAQEVEYPLEDQNDVTNMDRDFLPRIISKELRRIVLENKLGKGVDELNAIFVYGDHVTDRLVEALQNSHNVRIDRANPFRRLKTAPVVGDLSMQENPETFVVSVGAALKKL
- a CDS encoding type II secretion system protein M — its product is MVDINLLGDDDASEDRQSEENYAKTVNLDEPSKANEAGTTSFGRETAGTSFQRDTIGSSFARKSLETQSEGSSRTKAYLIVLGLILAALTAVFFMIPRGERKATTQMPPIQTQPDEPLAGGETTGLDSAAGMTTTPPEPTGLEAFETLAPREREVVASTRTGMWAVMSLVRSFAAPNNFTLITYHGDRNNRFLVEFLSSSSDATSTLTSAIQANVSPSDLKTVSESEQPSSGGALRKVLVAGTMDDRAGLAGFRGTLNRMSGEQVTAWLRELAQRQGLSIKSMRTGQAEAAGAGTPMQIHLAGANAGIQGFLQEFTDANPNLTIAKIILCPVDHKTFSDENLDLVMNFNLVEML
- a CDS encoding helix-hairpin-helix domain-containing protein, which codes for MWGLTRQEQRATIFLLAAFGAGCVVMFYRQQLPPPPLDPEQAAVMDDFVRAVQERARPVPSDTAAAAFAKPVAARVNLNAATPAELTALPGIGPVMAQRIVDYRTRQGRFRSVTELAKVRGIGKKRLAELAPLVTVD
- the hrcA gene encoding heat-inducible transcriptional repressor HrcA, encoding MEAIKSHEPLTERERLVLNLIVENFIRSAVPVGSRMIAKKVGMTLSSATIRNVMGDLEERGYLTHPHTSAGRVPTDKGYRFYVDSLMGVEALSEPEKQKITAQLVRVSKEVDVILDAASQVLARVSSQLGVVLSPRFFQGIFTKIELVPVADKKVLMVLTINSGLVRTIMLKMDAEVSREVLECTAEVINERLNGLSLQEIKRTLDGRLRDLNVANPELVLTIANSMAPQLEQVVHRNFHFGGTNNIMAQPEFSDQQKLSNVLNLLESREILIHLFEQNDSMGDLSIAIGEENREELIKYCSLITTSYHIGGVSGTLGVLGPTRMHYSKVVALVDFMAKALSNILTEEAGGSSAAN
- the dnaJ gene encoding molecular chaperone DnaJ — translated: MPKRDYYEVLGLQKSASEEDIKKAYRKLAMQYHPDRNSGDKTAEEKFKEIAEAYEVLRDPQKRATYDRFGHAGLRGGAGGGFSDFEFDLSDALRTFMSEGIFGEFFGGGRSGRRRGESPRGSDLQVRLNLTLEEIATGVTKKIKIKAYTRCDACEGLGGAKGSKPVTCPACGGTGEIRHRSNTIFGQFINVTTCPQCEGEGRIVKEVCMSCRGQGRVEGEKTLSVEIPAGVASGNYLTIRGEGHVGPRGGAPGDVIVVIGEREHEHFERHGDDVLYELPISLTQAVLGDRVTIPTLEGEAILEIQAGTQSGRILRMRGKGIPHLNGYGRGDQLVRVLVWIPTKLSAKEREAFLQLAKLDGLKPPSDSRSFFQKMKEAFS
- a CDS encoding DUF309 domain-containing protein gives rise to the protein MRPAPPHAAQLTPKLSEQDRADLAHGVALFNAGEYWEAHEAWEQIWQRHPEAWRFFVQGLIQAAAAHHQIRRGIRHGAIKHLKNALVKLEVAPPDFAGLALAAFREYLQALLQALEATPEGGEPWEKQSLQPLHWHRQAELPAASAPDDATAFPQ
- the rsmD gene encoding 16S rRNA (guanine(966)-N(2))-methyltransferase RsmD, translating into MRVIAGTRKGHLLLAPRHRQVRPTSSRARTVLFDVLGQETRATRVLDLFAGAGGLGIEALSRGAAWVDFVESSRQHAQLIQKNLQKTHLDDHAAVLVEDAFAFLARRGEAHPPYDLVLADPPYDFDGYSRLLQALAAPALLAASGRLVLETSVRLRLPPAPSGLQLRSERRISETRLLFYQRE